caGGTTTCAAGTTATGTGCCTACAATGAGACCAATACAGATTTGCAATTgtgcattattttaaaatgtaatattaattgctTAAAAAGTTCTCTCACATTATTGAATTTGATGCTTGCAAGGACTATATTTTGTTGGGTGCGCAGAGTGAACAAGGATCACATGTAGACAAAGCTCGGTGAGCAGTGATCGTAACAAGTAAGAGTATTACACACGTAGCCCGCGAAAAAATAATCGCAAGCACAAAAGTCACTAGTGTGAATAAGGTTTGACCAGATACACTCGGCGAATAAATTACCCAAGCGACACTTTGTAGCTGATGCCAATCTTTATGGCCTAACTCTATTTGGTCACGAGCattcgtaattattattattttgttttcacagGCCTAGCGTGACAAGATATGTAAAAGATTATGATTAGCCTATTTACTGCCGTAAAAATTGGCATAAGCTATTAAGTTCTCATAATTGTTCAATAATTTAACTCACAGAGAAACATAGCGATGAtcaatattatacaaatcttccatatttaattttacattttttagagTATTAACAGATGTTTAAATATAgttcaaattattaatatacgTCACATCCAAGTCCACCCAATCGAAAGACAGCTGTAGTAATGTTAAATCAAAGATGGAATTTTCCACAATTATATGTATTGATATCGCAGCCAAATCAAAGTGCCTTGAAAACTTTCCACACCAACACCAATGTTCTTATcattcagtaaaaaataaagaagcCAATTCAGTTACAGAGTGCCATACTCAGACAAGAAAACAAATGCAATATCTTGGAAAATTTTAATGGAATGTCAAATACAATAGTGCCACAGCTCATATTGTTGATCTCATTATGTTTCTATGTGTTACAtcaaatacaaacatacaaaacaatcCAAACAAATAGACATGATATTAGGAACAGAAACGAGGATTTGTgctttcaatttatttgtactaTTGTGAAGTGTCATATCACTTGGAAATGTAGTGACACAAAACTTCATCGTGTATATAAGATACTGATAATgtgctattacttttatcacaaaataacaAGGTGTTACGTTAATGCTATATGGAATTCTTTTGaagacataatataattaggaCTAGAACACAATAATCCATTTAACGTTTTAATGCAATAGTTATGTAGCGACTTATAGTTTAGCAAATAGATTGGGATAAGTCAacgatacatttatttttattagttcaaaGACAATAAGTATGTCTTCAAAAGAAAGTCCTATATTGccatactataaaaatattttaaataaaatgcaaaagtacataaataaaatcaccAGCTACATATCACGTTAAGTAAGGGCCCATTCAATCATTCATACAtagcaacaataaaattttcaagcCTTCATCTAGGCctcaaattatcattaaatataaaacggaCGTTAATCGAATATCTCTTTATTCTACTTAGGCTCGCTCAACAGCAACTAGAATCAGATCTTTTGAATTTCACATCTAATGGCCCTTGAATTTTTCATTAACATCGCAATcttatcaataaataacatGTTCAAATTACGCCATATTTATAAACgtacacaaaatatttcatatcttACTTAGGGCATGTaatcaggaactactaaattcCGTACTAAAACTTTGGTAGGCGTGATCAAGGCCTCTACTTGAAGACCACACCAAAGGTTCATAATTCAGGATAAAGTTCTATAGATTTTCACGCTCCGTGCGTACACTCACTAGGAATGTCATATCGGGACTAATCATGTCCCCCGAATACTATTGATTcaatatcatatttaaattctaCGAGGATTTGAAGTAGTCACGTCGAATATTAAACATCGATACGCTACCGCCCGATAAATAATTCtagacacaaaaatatttaagtattcacgaatattttaatacgtaactGGATGGTCTTCTAAACATCCCGaatattattgtgtataaataaataactctgTAGATATCTACGAAAACGCTCTTTGAGCTTTAGTCACATTGTACACGCTATAATTCAGAATGTTTTCTGCGCGATCTTTTCAAACGGATCACGGTATACGATGGTGGCAGACTTGATGAGATCTGGCTCGTCGTCCGACACGTTGCATTCGTTCTCCAGCGCGCTGGCGTCTTTGGGCGAGCACTTGTTGTGTGCCATGAGGAGCCCGCCGGCGAGGCCCACGAGCGCGCGGTCCAGCCAGTTCACTGGGTTGGCGTATATCAAGCCTCCTTCGTAGAAACCCAAGTGTCCACCATGAGCCAGCTCCAGATACATGGATTTATCGCGTGAacctaaaacaaatattatcaaCATAAATATATCGTTGTATTTTAACCGGGAATATCCCGTTTTGAACTTAATGACCAGTGATATGAAAAAGTAATTAGATTACAAATTAACGACTATGGTCACGAAATGAAATTGGAATTACGATTACAAATTACAGTTAAAGTAATTCCAAAAATcaatttaagaatttattaattacattttgtacattgaaattgattaccattttttatttacgattACATTTGTTTctagaaagaagaaagaaagtaCTACGTAAGTACATACATGCTTAAGTACATAGATTGAGTAggtgaaataataatttcttatgttagCGCAAATgttcgaaattaaattatacgctTAACACAGCATTCGTCACAATcgaatttttgttttagttcctaATCCGATTttcaaccaaatacttttaattaaaattagatttttccACAACTCTCTTTTCAAACATGTTCAAACGTAGAAcacattcaaataataaacatacctATAGTTGCGATTACTCATTAATGTAATCTCGATTACGattgcaattattaattataatcggaTTACATGTAATCCAAATTACTAATCTTTTATACAAGTAAGCAATAACGCCATACACTGTGATCTCAGTGAGTTCTCATATCACATTATTAGGATTCCAAGTACTccaacaaaacacaaaatagTGGACAAAGTGCGTcggtcattttttatttaaatcaaacatTATACCGTGCCTGTCGAGGAACCTTTTTGAGTCCAGGACTATGTTAATTAACATCATAATGTATGGAAAATACCTAATGAACAtactaaattgaaatattatttcccaGCTCTGTTATCAATATAACCTTGAACTGTACCGCCACAACTGAgcaaaaaatgataaatatatattagcgGCCTAGTAATAACGATGTTACCATTCAAAGCTACCGTGATCATACACCGCAATTGAATTCTATTGGTGAGGCAGAATATGGCAGACGCTCAATgagcgtttttatattaatttccatAGAAACGCGTTTCGATTCAATTGGCTAGTGATCACATGCTAGAGTCGGTTTCAGCTTAATGAACACATGCGCGCACGCCCACGCCCGCACGTACTAACACACACTAACGCCTTGTAAGTATTCCCGAATAGGGAGAGAGGTGCAACTGTGTAACACTTTCCACCGTCCCATTATGACAATGGACAGCGAGCCTATAGCTATTTCGGGCACATTCCCgattccgggctaatactgagcagaaaaatccaatatcactgcccgattcgaaaatcgaacccgaaacctcagcactgcagacGTACCATAATATAATGACTACAGTCTTAATATTAATGATTCGCAAATATACCAGAACTTCTTACAACTTCGGTTAACTTGAGTTTGTCCAGATATGCGTCCACCAcgcatttatatataagtaaaagagcataatatacttacccccttattcagaGACGtcttttatctaaggacggagtatcgccgtgataacaagtctgtttctcagtgctgacgacggcatggcagccttcgcagtgcgtagacatagggccgtggtgattggctaatatttttgtatcagtattagccaatcactatgaataagggggttagattatataatataaacactttCTAGATTATTTACTAGTCTAGCATTAGCGTGTTTTCACCTAATAATAACCCCTAATTTCCTTTGATGATGAACACCAATACGCAATCAACAAAGCCGCTCTTATAAACCAATTGCGTGTGAAACAGTTATAAAGAATTACATTTCCTgtccttaatttttattaattacacatcaactcagaaaataattatactgaAAATGATACTTACTAACAAATTCCCTAATAAGCGGCAGCAATGGTTCGGGAACAATGGGGTCGTCGCGTGCGTTGATGAATATCATCGGAGTTTTTATGTTGTGCAAGTAAAAAGCCGACGAACTCCACTTGTACAATTCCGCCACTGAATCGAAGCCGTGAACTCTTCTGCAACAGGCAAATTAATTaaccaattaatttataaataaatataagttattttctacaacgctattattattaaaaatattattattattttagattgcAATTAATGTACATCCATATACTTTTACTGCATACGGAACTTTGGCATAATAACCGGTATGTAATTACAGTATATATTACTTGAAAGTAGAGCGTTTAAAGCCGATTTCTATTATTCTTACCTAGAATAAGCTTCATCGAGGTCAGGCAATGTACCAGCGGAGACGATCATTTTCTCGTCGAGATTACATCGGCTCTTCATTTCTGGACTCAGCAGCATTCTCTTGTGCCTGGTGATGATGTTGCGGTGGTTGTCTGTCATTATGTATAGGTAAAAACGTCTGAAGTTCTGCCATTGAAGCAGGTATACCATGGtgctgaaaatattaatatcaagtTAAAAAAACAGCCATTTTCGTTTTATGCCTGAATAGTAGCCGGTccattgtgttttaaaaatgatGTCTCAACGTATTTGTATTTATCAACTTATTTTTACATCGCGAATCCCATTCAATCGCTAATTTtgtctaattttttttcttccagCCGTTTTCattaaacgatctcaatcttcaatccgattccgagaatcaactaatcaaaataagccatttgtatgcatgtaaaaaaaaatgttcgaaTTGtgccatttttgagatagaacGAAATAAtcgattgggatcatttattgaaaatggcgaacAGTAAGCCAACATAATTGACCAGTTCTCTTACACTCAGAAGCAACGAAATAAGTATCGAAAGTCAAAAAACACTCTTAAAAACCGCATTTTGCCAAAGCCGGACCCACTACTATGACTCTTGGTCTAATAATCTATTAACGAGGTAATAACTGACCATCAAGTGACCTACTTGCGTACGTGCCAAcatatttctttgaaaaaaaaaaccctgTAATCTCAAATAGCAATTGAAAAGGTTTACTGACGTCGTTATCGTTATCAGTTATCTGTACACGTACGGTGaggttacataaaaaatatggcgTGATCTCAGGTCAAAGTATATCAGCGTTGAACACGATTTGTAGGTAATTTCTTTAAAGtccaataaactttattaatatacgTTTGCTGATTAAGAAGGAGATACTTAGCGCGACATAATTTTGTCAGAGGTATCGGGAAGGCATATTGATTTGACTTTGCCCTTGCTAGAACTATTGAACCTAATACCTACGGATCGATACTTAATATGaatatgtactttatttatttaaatctgcataatataaatattctaattaattaataaaataaacaagtcaATATGGAAAACATTTTCTACAAAAGCATACGTATTCAaactttattatcatattataaatataaacaaattatttgcgtataataaaataatctgcAACTAAATGGCTTGCATAACTAAACCGTGCATGATAAAATCATTCGCCAATTACCGCACATTTTTGGAAAAGCGAAAGCAATTACATGACATAACCATGTTTCAGTTTTCGTccgtaatttattttcttaaaagttAATTGACCGTTGTCGATTGACACCGGAGATAACCTCGACAGTCTAGAACTCGACAAACGAGACGATTAAAACAACGTAAAATGTTACAAACTTACTCAATAGCGTTGTATCCCTGACATATGGAAATGCCTCCTATTATGTTGCTTGGTCTTTTCCTGTCTTCGCCCAGGTATTTCGTAATCAAATTACCACCAAGGCTGAAGCCGACTAGAATTAACTTTGTATTAGGATATCGCTCCAATAGATTTTCAATCATATAGTTATAGTCTTCTGTGTGtcctaaaacaaaaacaaaaaataataaaagataatgcAAGTGCCTATATATaggtacagggtcattttgacactacgttactaaatgaaaccacatacttatctacttggaaataacgcTTTACAATATatgttacttgagccgtagataaaaaaaatgtgtaagtttcgaacaaaataaatattaaaattaaactaattttcggattctatcgcggtttttatattttagttttctcacgacgtttcaGAGACTGCAGCACGGGGGGACTCCCCTttcaatttagtttaatttcagtgtctaacattcgcgtaaacataagaaatcattaaaataaatattaataaaaagtaattttaattttacgcgccctcaagtcactattactactctaagagaattcgtttcAGCAGCATCATAATTTCAGTCAAAAGtaccacgcacacgccatatccgcattaaacaataaaatgatcaaaaaatcagaaaataaaaccaggatttttggtgaaaatattggttattaatgaatgatttttggcacaatgtcagcaaaggtgaagacgaatatgtggtttcattttgtaacgcaatgtcaaaatgaccctgtataatttataaacattgtatgagaaataaaattgattcatGGAAAATTAGTCCAATATATTTAAACCAAAGAAATTGTTTAGTGTGCGGCAGGACAAACGCTCTTAGGTTAGGCCACTCGTATTCGGTTTTTCGGAATtagtgtccgatatggcgataagtttGGCTTCTACCACATCGTGGAAAGGAACAAAAAGGAGGTGCACTGATTGCATCGCTTCCCACCTCTTCGGAAATAAAAGGTTTGAGCTTGAATATAGTTGTCCCTTGGTTTCATCCAAAACCTTTCATCAAATCTACTCCTAAGGTAGCTGATGATG
This DNA window, taken from Manduca sexta isolate Smith_Timp_Sample1 chromosome 23, JHU_Msex_v1.0, whole genome shotgun sequence, encodes the following:
- the LOC115456312 gene encoding abhydrolase domain-containing protein 2, whose product is MSTVLLAVVAVILCVLFRILNVNSQPQKPVIYGRDRSFIENVLFVSPFLNEPYIPTRLWGFSGHVQTILHSLIGRVRCPWPIGGRISLVLPDKSTLTYDLYEPVGSEHEDDVTVAICPGIGNTSESVYIRTYVHYSQCHGYRCAVLNHIGALNSVPVTGTRIFSYGHTEDYNYMIENLLERYPNTKLILVGFSLGGNLITKYLGEDRKRPSNIIGGISICQGYNAIDTMVYLLQWQNFRRFYLYIMTDNHRNIITRHKRMLLSPEMKSRCNLDEKMIVSAGTLPDLDEAYSRRVHGFDSVAELYKWSSSAFYLHNIKTPMIFINARDDPIVPEPLLPLIREFVSSRDKSMYLELAHGGHLGFYEGGLIYANPVNWLDRALVGLAGGLLMAHNKCSPKDASALENECNVSDDEPDLIKSATIVYRDPFEKIAQKTF